A genomic stretch from Lathyrus oleraceus cultivar Zhongwan6 chromosome 2, CAAS_Psat_ZW6_1.0, whole genome shotgun sequence includes:
- the LOC127121440 gene encoding uncharacterized protein LOC127121440, whose protein sequence is MTMSMSKIGISKFLVVAAGVGYSGNVLIKNGTLSYLIQRLQLVGKRLLKWDQAEVENENADSAHKEPTKKRNLKKSLQERILTIKKNEKYFMIKKECTLSH, encoded by the exons ATGACTATGTCTATGAGCAAGATCGGGATTTCCAAGTTCCTCGTTGTAGCAGCTGGAGTTG GTTATTCCGGCAACGTTCTTATCAAAAATGGCACACTTTCGTATTTGATCCAACGACTCCAG CTAGTGGGAAAAAGATTGCTGAAGTGGGATCAGGCTGAAGTTGAAAATGAAAACGCTGATTCCGCTCACAAG GAGCCAACAAAGAAGAGAAATTTGAAGAAGAGCTTACAAGAGAGAATTTTAACTATAAAGAAAAATGAGAAATATTTTATGATAAAGAAGGAATGCACATTATCTCACTGA